Proteins from one Rosa chinensis cultivar Old Blush chromosome 7, RchiOBHm-V2, whole genome shotgun sequence genomic window:
- the LOC112178801 gene encoding uncharacterized protein LOC112178801 — protein sequence MAEKTQQTYPAAPANGYTRSDGESLVSEDELKRKKRIKLFTYIGIFIVFQIIVMTVFGLTVMKVKTPKARLGEISVQTLNSVPATPSFDAKFTTQIRIKNTNWGPYKFDAGTATFLYQGVTIGQVAIPKSKAGMRSTKKINVEVSVDTNALPSSSTLGSELNSGVLTLTSQVQLKGKVELMLIMKKNKNAAMDCTIAFDLSSKTVKTLHCK from the exons ATGGCAGAGAAGACCCAACAGACTTATCCTGCAGCCCCAGCAAATGGATACACAAGAAGTGATGGAGAATCTTTGGTCTCCGAAGATGAGCTGAAACGCAAGAAGAGAATCAAGTTGTTTACCTACATTGGTATTTTCATTGTGTTTCAGATCATAGTGATGACTGTATTTGGTCTTACCGTGATGAAAGTCAAGACCCCCAAGGCTAGATTGGGCGAAATCAGTGTCCAAACACTGAACTCTGTCCCTGCAACACCTTCATTTGATGCAAAGTTCACAACCCAGATTAGGATCAAGAACACAAATTGGGGTCCATATAAGTTTGATGCAGGTACTGCGACATTCTTGTACCAAGGTGTGACTATTGGGCAGGTTGCTATTCCTAAGAGCAAGGCTGGAATGCGTTCCACCAAGAAGATCAATGTCGAAGTCAGTGTGGATACTAATGCTTTGCCAAGCAGTTCTACACTTGGAAGTGAATTGAACAGTGGGGTGCTGACACTGACCAGCCAGGTTCAATTGAAAGGAAAAGTCGAATTGATGCTCataatgaagaagaacaagaatgcTGCAATGGACTGCACCATAGCATTTGATTTGTCCTCAAAGACT GTCAAAACTTTACATTGCAAATGA
- the LOC112177705 gene encoding uncharacterized protein LOC112177705: MAEKTHQVYPTAPANGYTRSDGESLVSEDELKRKKRIEFFTYIGIFIVFQIIVMTVFGLTVMKVKTPKARLGEINVQTLNSVLATPSFDAMFTTQIRIKNTNCGPYKFDAGSATFLYQGVTIGQVVIPKSKAGMRSTKTINVEVSVNTNALPSSSTLSSELNSGVLTLTSQVQLKGKVELMLIMKKTKKASMECTITFDFSSKTVKAVQCK; the protein is encoded by the coding sequence ATGGCTGAGAAGACTCACCAGGTTTATCCTACAGCCCCAGCAAATGGTTACACAAGAAGTGATGGAGAATCTTTGGTATCTGAAGATGAGCTGAAGCGCAAGAAGAGAATCGAGTTTTTTACCTACATAGGTATTTTCATTGTGTTTCAGATCATAGTGATGACCGTTTTTGGTCTCACTGTGATGAAAGTCAAGACTCCCAAGGCTAGATTGGGCGAAATCAATGTCCAAACTCTCAACTCCGTCCTTGCAACACCTTCATTCGATGCAATGTTCACAACCCAAATTAGGATCAAGAACACAAATTGTGGTCCATACAAGTTTGATGCAGGTAGTGCCACATTTCTGTACCAAGGAGTGACTATTGGGCAGGTTGTGATTCCTAAGAGCAAGGCAGGAATGCGTTCCACCAAGACGATTAATGTAGAGGTCAGTGTGAATACTAATGCATTGCCGAGCAGTTCTACACTCAGCAGTGAATTGAACAGTGGGGTGCTGACACTGACCAGCCAGGTTCAATTGAAAGGAAAAGTCGAATTGATGCTCATCATGAAGAAAACCAAGAAGGCTTCTATGGAATGCACCATAACATTTGATTTTTCATCAAAGACCGTCAAAGCTGTACAGTGCAAATGA